CTTACTTTCGCGCTTAGAAAGTATTTAAATACTTTTGCAATCTTGCAAGGTAGAGgggaaaaaatgtttttttttcatacttagTTAAGCTTTGAAGATTGCCCAAAAAATACggcccctcttcctgcgagttcGGGTGTCTCTAGTGAGAAATATCGCAATGTTTGTTTTAGTTGGAGTGAATTGTCTGAGGTCAAAAACTCCGGTTGGCTGGAAATTTTTACTCTCTTTCGTAAACGTTCATATCAGTTTAATGTTAAAATAATGTTGCATATATGCAAAAGTGCGCGTTCTGTTGTCATGGGAGAAGCTTCGCCTAAtatgatattatccaccaatatGCAGGTGTACTGCTGGAACAAGCAATTTGGATGTGAAGCCGTCATGCCTGCGTCGCATGTCTACAAGCACTTTCTGACTGAATGCACCCACCACACGACCTTTTGTGCAAGATGTTCTAATGCGGTTTTGTACAATAGTATTAGCGCCCACATTTCTCACTGTAGGACTAGGGCCATATCGAGTGCTTCAGAGAAGCCGCAAGGACCGATTGATCGAGACGGATTGACAACGACCACAGCGACCCAACAATCTCCAGAAAATTTGGTGGCTGAAATCAACGTCGCTTTGCACAGTATTCTGAGTGAAAGCAACGCACACAGCGACGCACTGAACGATCTGTCTAGGAAAATGAACGTTCTGATAGACGTTGTGACTAAGGAATCCCGAGGGGCAGCTACACTAACTGGTGAATTTCTAGCACGAAATGCTGTTCAGTTCAGCGAGATAAACAAATTACTGAAACAGTGCTTGGTGGCTTCGAACAGTGGTCTAGAAGAAATTGTTCGGAAGCTCGCTGCAATAAAGAACACAATGAGCAAGGCGGAACATGCAACTCAACGCGAACGCGCTGTGGTGGCCAAGGCAGCGTCTCAAGTTGGCGCAATGCAAATGGAAGGTAACGAGAGTAGTCAAGAAATATTGCGCTTAACAGAAAAGGTGATGGCGCACAGTTCAGTCTTGCTTAACTTGTACACTTTTGTTGTACCAGGAGTGAGCGCACTAAAGCGAGATGCCCTCGATGAAGGTGAGGCAACGTTTGAATGCGACAGGGTATACCTACGCGGCTACTCCATCTCGCCAGGAGTTTGCCTCAGGAAGCACAAAGACTCGCTTTCGCTGTATATCCTCATTTTTATTCACAAAGGCGCACTCGATGACTTTGTCGAGTGGCCCTTCCGTTATTCCGTCAAGCTAAGCGTAATACATCCAGTTTCCCGTGTCAGGCGCGAGATTTGCTGTAAATTTTCGAAGGAGAATTTGCCGTTTCTGCAGAAACCGGTGGAATCTAGCAACAAAGCAGTTTTCTCAAAACAAGCGTCGCTTTCCTTGAGCGATCTGGAGCGAGACAACTACGTTTCGGACGACAAGCTACAATGCCGATGGAACATTGTCTGAGGTTCAATGTGGTGCTCAGGGGTGCTGTGACACCGAGTTGTGCGGGATGCCCTGCTGGACGGGAGGGGGTGGGAGTTCGAGGTGTCCTTTAGAAACATGAgatcttttaatactgtattagaAATGACGCTCACCATAATATTGTCGCTGTGCTGCTGTTAGTGTCGACGACGTCATCTGCTTGACCAAATAAATATTTTATTCCGTAATGGCTTTGGTTCTTGGCACATACGGTATACGCATACACATTTACTGAATGAAGTACCACCTCTTTGTCGAATTATATAAGTCACGCGCACAATCTAGACTGGACCCGCGTGTCTTGCGACAGCACAGTGTACTACGAAAATGGCTAAATGCATGCGAATTAAACTGCGGTTCACTTAAGATAATGATAGCTATCGGTATTTCCACAAAACATTTGGTCATAACAGACATGCTTGGACAACGGTGCAGATATAACCTTTAGTAAAATCAGTAAAGAATCGCCGCCCAAACACTCTATACAGATTATTGACcaacgaagctgaaacgtgctgccccgatgtttatcactgggtagATCCCAACTGTTCCTGAAATGGTGGCTTGGTAGGCGGCCGGATCCTCGGTGCGCAGCTACTTCATGCGATCGGCTGCACGTGCGTGGTCTTGTACCCGGCCTCCAGCATCGGCgcagcgtagacgagctcgttcgcggttctgctcacggcgttgctaACCTAACGCTGCCTTCTCCTCAGGAGTCGGCATGACGCATGGCCGATGcatttcagagccggagagaaactgcttcgGCCGCGATCGGCTGCGATGGAGACCAACGACGTCAATATTGGCGCAGCTAATCTGACACCACCTaggtagcacaaggccttttcattCCTATACATGACGTCAGGTTACCTGACATGACTACCATATAATGAAGTAGGAATACTGCCGTACAGCCAACAGTGATTTTTACGTCACCActttcatcatgccagccttctcAATGGAAATCTCGGGCCAGGTATTGTGGCGTCAtgaatcggagtaaacaggccttgcgctatctaggtggtgttgggtaGTCGCGcacttccattcttttttttttttacatgcgcatggggttgttACGGAGGAGTTTTCCGCATACAGGCGACCAGCATAGGGACGGAAGGACGAagcggctagccatatacagctttgctgtaaatgtTCGACGGTTCAGCCAGCGAGGCTTCGACGGGCAATACAGATTCTTTTAATGTCTTCAGAATTCCATTCCTACTTTGGTCATATTGAGCCTAGTCTCTTACGACCTCGTGTTCATGATTCTGTCATCGTCTTTGTCATACCGTCAgttcagcttcgtcatccgactctcatcatgccgtcatccTAAGGTCATTGCCTCTTGAATCGACGAATTGGCCGAAGTTGCATACAAGATTTGACCCCTAGGTGTGTCCTCGTGGTCATGATGTTGTCATAATCTTTGTGCCGTCATTCCTGATTCGTCGTCCCACTATCGTAAAGCAGTCTTCACCAGCCATCGCCTATAACAGCCCGATAATTCAATTAAAATTTAACACTTCTCCCACGCCAGTAAAAGCAAACTGCATACCACGCTTCGCTTACATCgtttcccacagtgcatgggatccaccacttttatagcgaagctgctaagggctagttcccccaggatcatgTCCGTGTGTAGACCCAAAattccaaagatagtgcaatgccaggccgacccccggaggacgtgaagcaggcgttaagcattcctcatacgtgcctcgatcccgaacATAGCGCCAtcccgggcctacccgcggcggaagtgaagcagtcgttaagcactccccatacgtgggcctaacCCGAAGGTTGTACAAAAGCGGGCCGACCCACGCCGGAGGTGAAGTAAgcgttaatcactccccatacgtgcgcctatcccgaagatagtgcaatgccgggctcacccacggcggaggtgcagttcgccattaaacggcccacatacacagcttcgcaaGTCATCCGTCTACACAAAGCGGAGGGgccctaagttttttttttctattgactCATACGAAATACCGTTGCCCTAACGATCGCTTCAGAAGAAACCTGCGAGAATTGGCCTAGCGAGTTTCAGCGCATCTCCTGAAAACTAGCAGGTGGCAAGGAGCATATCATCACGCGCAACGGGGGGCCCGGTCTGAGGAGCCCATTTTGACAATGGCACGACTACTCGTGCGATAGCAATTTCATCGGTGTGAGTATGCCATTAGAGATGAGTAGACGACAGCGCTTCGCAGTGGGTCATAACTGTGTGCACCGCAGCTTGCTTGTGCTCTTCAGGGTGCCGCGAGTCCTAAATCGGCACACTCTCGCTATTGCCGGCTTTGCAGTAGGCCTCGTTCTCTACCGAACGCCCTTTTCCCCCAAGTTCGAGCACCTCTGGAAATCCTAACCGCCCATATCTTTCAGTCTCGCACGTAAATCCAATAACATGATAGGCGGCATTAAAAGAAACACGCATGGTATGCAAATATTTCTGCTGTTAAATGACAAAGGTGTCTACCTAGCGACAATAGATTCCTATAGGGAATGGCAGACGTCATCACTGACGTTTCTATGTTCTGCGTTTAAAGGTCAGCCACGGTTACTGATACGCGACTGCCCATAAGACAACCTATATCTGGTCATCAAGGCTCCAACAAAACTGAAGTAAGTTTGCTTCCAATACAATCTACAAAAAAATCGTCATGCCGTCAGCAAGCAGATAAGTGCGTCTTTCTAATGCACACTTATCCTGCATACATTTCTTGATAACGTCTTTGGCTAATGTCATCGGCACCTTAGTGAACAAGGACACGACATCAAAAGACACCATAGCCTCGTCATCCAGAAGCTGGTTTTGACGCACAGCGGTATGAAATCCCTATACTTCTTCACCGTAAGATGGTTTCCTTCTCAAGTAATTTGACACTTTCTACCAGAAGTTTTACAAGCTGCACGTGTGCAATTCAACAAAAGACACAATAGGGCCCAGGGGGTAAACATCTTTCTTTGTTAACATTTGGGAGCCCCTTAATCTCGGTGTACTTCCGTCATACAAGAAAAGGCAATGGTGTAGCTTCAGGTCgagcctttctttcatttttagcCTGCGTAAACATTAAATCAACTGCCGTTGACAGTGAAATGCAGTTAAAAGAATATCTCGCACGAACGAAATGCTCCTAACATACGGGTCTGATTCTCTTTCCGACTCTGTGAGCATGCTTATAGATGGTGGCGGTATGATGACCGAATAATCAGCCTAGGGGGAACATGCTACAGCGGTATTTCTAGGAGCATGAAGTTTCGAAGTAGGATAGTTGTGGGATGTCAGAGAAGGCTGATAGTTGGTTTGCATTAAAATTTGTGGAAATAACAATGCCTCGATTATTGAGTGACACTGATTGGCGCATTCGGTTGTCAGACGCAGATTGTCTCACATCGATCACGAAATACCCTCAGTTAAAATCATCTTCGCATTACTCTGCGTCTCAAGCACCCGGATAGCATTTTTCGCATGACACATGACCGCCAGACCTCCGGCAGTCTTTGTTTCGTTACCGTGTTCCTGTGCTCGTGACCCTATTTTTG
Above is a genomic segment from Dermacentor andersoni chromosome 8, qqDerAnde1_hic_scaffold, whole genome shotgun sequence containing:
- the LOC126538751 gene encoding TNF receptor-associated factor 6-A-like gives rise to the protein MWSNDKAGRLWLDISWNCSQPIGCNPAMFPGSLRYTLVGFSDSLDWKPLNFVKPIPLNRVCSLCGLVRPVTALLLCGHVLCDRCCEQGVVDDDHHCPLEGGRCSKDDVEWRRFPAGNLLKRDVYCWNKQFGCEAVMPASHVYKHFLTECTHHTTFCARCSNAVLYNSISAHISHCRTRAISSASEKPQGPIDRDGLTTTTATQQSPENLVAEINVALHSILSESNAHSDALNDLSRKMNVLIDVVTKESRGAATLTGEFLARNAVQFSEINKLLKQCLVASNSGLEEIVRKLAAIKNTMSKAEHATQRERAVVAKAASQVGAMQMEGNESSQEILRLTEKVMAHSSVLLNLYTFVVPGVSALKRDALDEGEATFECDRVYLRGYSISPGVCLRKHKDSLSLYILIFIHKGALDDFVEWPFRYSVKLSVIHPVSRVRREICCKFSKENLPFLQKPVESSNKAVFSKQASLSLSDLERDNYVSDDKLQCRWNIV